The nucleotide window CAGTAGCTCTAACGCTGATGCAGAAAGAGAACACGCTTTTCGACTGCAGGGCATGTCTGAGAGGGTAAACCGGAGACCCGGAAAGCTGGCGCGAGTGTAAGCCTCTGACTGGTGGACCcgtcttcctttttcccttgcAGATGTCACAGTGGATCCTTTGCCTCCAGGACACCTTAAGGTGAGAGTAAGATCTCTGGCTGGCTGGAATCCGCCTAGAGGAGTGTAAGGCAGCCATGGACATGGAGTACGAGCTACTCAATGAGAGCCGCCCGTGGCTTTCCCCTCCCTTTGACCTCAATGGCTCTGTGGTGGCGGCCAACGGCTCCAACCAGACAGAGCCATACTATGATCTGACCAGCAACGCAGTCCTCACGTTCATATATTTTGTAGTCTGCATCATTGGATTGTGTGGCAATACGCTTGTCATTTACGTCATCCTCCGCTATGCCAAGATGAAGACCATCACCAACATTTACATCCTCAACCTGGCCATCGCGGACGAGCTCTTCATGCTGGGTCTGCCCTTCCTGGCCATGCAGGTGGCTCTGGTCCATTGGCCCTTTGGCAAGGCCATCTGCCGGGTGGTCATGACTGTGGATGGCATCAATCAGTTCACCAGCATTTTCTGCTTGACGGTCATGAGCATCGATCGATACCTGGCTGTGGTCCACCCCATCAAGTCGGCCAAGTGGAGGAGACCCCGAACGGCCAAGATGGTCAATGTGGCTGTGTGGGGAGTGTCTCTGCTGGTCATCTTGCCCATCATGATCTATGCTGGGCTTCGGAGCAAccagtgggggagaagcagcTGTACCATCAACTGGCCAGGTGAATCTGGGGCATGGTACACAGGGTTCATTATCTACACCTTCATCTTGGGGTTCCTGGTGCCCCTCACCATCATTTGTCTTTGCTACCTGTTCATTATCATCAAGGTGAAGTCCTCTGGGATCCGCGTGGGTTCCTCCAAGAGGAAAAAGTCTGAGAAGAAGGTCACCCGGATGGTGTCCATAGTGGTGGCCGTCTTCATTTTCTGCTGGCTCCCCTTCTACATATTTAATGTCTCCTCCGTGTCTGTGGCCATCAATCCCACCCCAGCGCTTAAAGGCATGTTTGACTTTGTGG belongs to Acinonyx jubatus isolate Ajub_Pintada_27869175 chromosome E1, VMU_Ajub_asm_v1.0, whole genome shotgun sequence and includes:
- the SSTR2 gene encoding somatostatin receptor type 2 isoform X2, whose amino-acid sequence is MDMEYELLNESRPWLSPPFDLNGSVVAANGSNQTEPYYDLTSNAVLTFIYFVVCIIGLCGNTLVIYVILRYAKMKTITNIYILNLAIADELFMLGLPFLAMQVALVHWPFGKAICRVVMTVDGINQFTSIFCLTVMSIDRYLAVVHPIKSAKWRRPRTAKMVNVAVWGVSLLVILPIMIYAGLRSNQWGRSSCTINWPGESGAWYTGFIIYTFILGFLVPLTIICLCYLFIIIKVKSSGIRVGSSKRKKSEKKVTRMVSIVVAVFIFCWLPFYIFNVSSVSVAINPTPALKGMFDFVVVLTYANSCANPILYAFLSDNFKKSFQNVLCLVKI
- the SSTR2 gene encoding somatostatin receptor type 2 isoform X1, encoding MDMEYELLNESRPWLSPPFDLNGSVVAANGSNQTEPYYDLTSNAVLTFIYFVVCIIGLCGNTLVIYVILRYAKMKTITNIYILNLAIADELFMLGLPFLAMQVALVHWPFGKAICRVVMTVDGINQFTSIFCLTVMSIDRYLAVVHPIKSAKWRRPRTAKMVNVAVWGVSLLVILPIMIYAGLRSNQWGRSSCTINWPGESGAWYTGFIIYTFILGFLVPLTIICLCYLFIIIKVKSSGIRVGSSKRKKSEKKVTRMVSIVVAVFIFCWLPFYIFNVSSVSVAINPTPALKGMFDFVVVLTYANSCANPILYAFLSDNFKKSFQNVLCLVKVSGTDDGERSDSKQDKSRLNETTETQRTLLNGDLQTSI